A stretch of DNA from Thermanaerosceptrum fracticalcis:
CCCACATAGTATAACTTCCCCACACGAAAGTCAGTATGTGCCGCAAAATGCGGTAGCTTAAGGATATCCCGGCTGTGCATCGTTTCATCATAGAAACCGGCATACCAGGAGGCGGCAAGAACGGAAGCGTGACAACCAAGCTGATCAAGGTAAACAATTTTCACAGCGATCCTCCATATTTTGCTTTAAAAACTTGTTTTTGACCAACCTCACCAGGTGGACAAATTTCATGTACGAAAGCTGTGTGCCCCTAATGACGATAGGACGGCCTAAAAGAGATAAACCCAGGCGGCGTGAAGTGTAACCTCCAATAACCATGAGAAAATTGACATAGGCCATAGTATTAATAAATAGGAAATCTTCCTGATTTCCGCCTGCCAGGTAAATAAATTGACGCATAATACTCTCGTATTGACGGCCCAGGTTTTTTTTGCTGGTGATATAGACTTCATTCCCGTACTCATCAAACCCTATAAACCTTATCCGTCCATGGTCAGGGGCAACCTGGGCATCAAAATAAGGAACATTCAGCAGTTCCTCTTTCTTGGCCACCCGAGTTTCCGGCAAGAGCCCTACGTGAATGGCCGCAGCA
This window harbors:
- a CDS encoding DUF3189 family protein is translated as MRIIYNCYGGSHSSITAAAIHVGLLPETRVAKKEELLNVPYFDAQVAPDHGRIRFIGFDEYGNEVYITSKKNLGRQYESIMRQFIYLAGGNQEDFLFINTMAYVNFLMVIGGYTSRRLGLSLLGRPIVIRGTQLSYMKFVHLVRLVKNKFLKQNMEDRCENCLP